Proteins encoded in a region of the Sander lucioperca isolate FBNREF2018 chromosome 4, SLUC_FBN_1.2, whole genome shotgun sequence genome:
- the LOC116040450 gene encoding activating transcription factor 7-interacting protein 1 isoform X1 — translation MEVVVTEEKKKIFRARKTMKISDRQQLESLHSTLLTAAPGMTDLSPPPLMNGTHKEDGLKAGDKEQNNISDSNSPQATSPASPALFLSLNLSPSPASSLSPKSKEETPASPTSPFHSLNFELKKMDEDEQDEQDEQDEKEEKEGSSSSSSSSKVSVTPASTESKETQEKDTEVTPEMEKNKEDQTTTEDPAVDLLKDSVNGLAPCSPVPPPVSDCTEPMDTDSDTTKTEDLGASTAKIKDEKTSCPKSTSSDSALPCPSSSHPTSSSKDLKQEKEIKEDINDEEDKKEGVKKGSTNEEKIEGVVKVETKKEKTEVGQTKKPPRPSSTPPSNTVVQEEKGSTSGLKRTLSEGSEKDCQTVKREGKRPKVEREELEAQLELKFTAKAGAHHKLEKMVQQLLEERLKVLELTIFDKHFQELKDRVDKIDCATKHQTAITTLQAKISRLTKKFGEANQASENKRKQEALAAAAAAAAAAAKTATVANNPQVQRPVRTSMEFKQIPTTVSTCSTTANPHTLALPAPATGLAHTPTSTAMVSQAPILQLITTTTSNAGSTLATGITTQSHTGTLLLKTASGSSLMAAGQPLLIQLPLSMANGQAGTLVNIPVSSLSAASSLGKSKTTTSTATFILKPAPAITTSPASAPAVATVPALQASTGQMSSAQLSLARAVYQGGAGGITTPNAGVSVTTARTPAQSVSVAGAMSSASSPATSGPAATGSTAPGPPQGTSLTSKTDNQATGSTPSKATAPAARPKGSVIDLTEDDDDVQVTGVKNATVAAPSPTLRPNPVISIPNSAGPRSSPQSNQNSTGNPQLTVHHRPPLDSPMKSRTVTTSTPTRVLPPLPAAPAPPRLPPEAERTSPPQQPQLKLVPSQTGIVLSWCVAETDRTCAAVDSYHLYAFHQDNSNSSAAQQHWKKIGEVKALPLPMACTLTQFQSGSTYHFAVRAKDIYGRFGSFCEPQCTNVINSSSS, via the exons ATGGAAGTTGTTGtgacagaggagaagaagaagatttTCCGTGCTAGGAAAACCATGAAGATCAGTGATCGACAGCAACTGGAGAGTCTGCACAGCACTTTGTTGACAGCAGCTCCAGGTATGACCGACCTATCTCCGCCACCTCTAATGAACGGCACGCACAAAGAGGATGGACTGAAAGCAGGCGACAAAGAGCAAAACAACATCTCGGACTCCAACTCACCCCAAGCTACATCCCCTGCTTCTCCTGCTCTTTTCCTGTCCCTCAATCTGTCCCCTTCGCCGGCGTCTTCACTAAGTCCAAAATCAAAGGAGGAAACTCCTGCTTCTCCCACATCACCATTCCACTCTCTAAACTTTGAACTGAAAAAGATGGATGAGGATGAGCAGGATGAGCAGGATGAGCAGgatgagaaggaggagaaggaaggttcgtcatcatcctcatcctcatcgAAAGTGTCCGTTACACCAGCATCAACCGAATCCAAGGAAACCCAGGAAAAAGACACCGAGGTGACCCCAGAGATGGAAAAGAATAAG GAGGACCAGACTACAACAGAGGACCCAGCAGTGGATTTGTTGAAGGATTCTGTTAATGGTTTGGCTCCATGTTCGCCTGTACCACCTCCAGTATCTGACTGCACAGAACCTATGGATACAGATAGTGACACTACAAAGACCGAGGACCTCGGGGCCTCCACAGCCAAAATAAAAGACGAAAAGACTTCTTGCcccaaatctacctcttctgATTCCGCTCTCCCTTGTCCTTCCTCGTCTCATCCAACTTCCTCTTCTAAAGATCTAAAACAAGAAAAGGAAATCAAAGAGGACATAAATGACGAGGAGGATAAAAAAGAGGGTGTGAAGAAAGGATCAACAAATGAGGAAAAGATTGAGGGGGTAGTAAAAGTAGAGaccaaaaaggaaaaaactgAAGTTGgacaaacaaaaaagccacCTCGGCCATCTTCCACCCCACCATCTAATACAG TAGTGCAAGAGGAGAAGGGCTCCACCTCGGGACTGAAGCGCACTTTATCAGAGGGTTCTGAAAAAGATTGCCAAACCGTTAAAAGGGAGGGGAAGAGGCCCAAGGTGGAGCGTGAGGAGTTGGAGGCACAACTGGAACTCAAATTTACTGCAAAAGCTGGCGCTCACCATAAACTTGAAAAG ATGGTGCAACAGCTACTTGAGGAACGGTTGAAGGTCTTGGAGTTGACCATTTTTGACAAACATTTCCAAGAGTTGAAGGACAGAGTAGACAAGATTGACTGTGCCACTAAACACCAAACCGCCATTACCACACTCCAA GCCAAGATAAGCCGACTAACAAAAAAGTTTGGAGAGGCCAATCAGGCGTCGGAGAACAAAAGGAAACAGGAG GcgcttgctgctgctgctgctgctgctgctgctgccgccaaGACTGCAACTGTTGCAAACAACCCTCAAGTTCAACG GCCTGTCCGTACTTCAATGGAGTTTAAGCAGATTCCAACAACGGTTTCTACGTGCAGCACAACTG CAAATCCACATACGCTAGCTCTGCCAGCTCCGGCCACAGGTCTGGCCCATACACCCACCTCCACTGCCATGGTTTCACAGGCCCCCATCCTCCAGCTGATCACCACCACCACATCTAATGCTGGCTCCACCTTGGCCACTGGCATCACCACTCAGAGTCACACAGGCACCCTGCTGCTGAAGACGGCCTCCGGGAGCAGCCTTATGGCTGCGGGCCAGCCGCTCCTCATCCAGCTGCCTTTATCAATGGCTAATGGCCAGGCAGGAACGCTGGTCAACATCCCTGTCTCTTCTTTATCTGCAGCCAGCTCACTCGGCAAGTCCAAAACCACTACTTCCACCGCCACTTTTATACTCAAGCCTGCTCCCGCTATTACCACTTCACCAGCTTCTGCcccagctgttgctactgtcccAGCGCTCCAGGCCTCCACTGGCCAGATGTCCTCTGCTCAGCTCTCTCTTGCCCGTGCTGTGTACCAGGGGGGTGCTGGCGGGATAACGACACCCAACGCAGGGGTATCTGTGACCACAGCCAGGACGCCGGCTCAGTCTGTGTCTGTAGCAGGAGCTATGTCTTCTGCCTCTTCACCTGCAACCTCTGGGCCGGCAGCAACAGGTTCCACCGCTCCAGGACCACCACAAGGGACGTCTCTGACATCAAAGACAG ACAACCAAGCTACAGGGTCCACTCCATCCAAAGCAACTGCCCCAGCGGCACGACCCAAAGGCTCTGTCATTGATCTCACCGAGGACGATGATGACGTACAAG TGACAGGAGTAAAGAATGCCACTGTTGCAGCTCCCTCACCTACCCTGCGTCCTAACCCGGTCATCAGCATTCCCAACA GTGCAGGACCAAGGTCGTCCCCGCAAAGTAATCAGAACTCTACCGGCAATCCTCAATTGACAGTCCACCACCGCCCCCCACTG gACTCTCCAATGAAATCCCGCACTGTAACCACTAGTACACCAACCCGAGTACTGCCCCCTCTCCCCGCTGCACCCGCACCTCCACGCTTACCCCCGGAGGCTGAGCGGACCTCACCTCCTCAGCAACCTCAGCTGAAGCTGGTGCCAAGTCAGACCGGTATAGTGCTGTCGTGGTGTGTGGCAGAAACTGATCGGACCTGCGCAGCTGTAGACAGCTATCACCTCTATGCCTTTCATCAAGACAACTCCAACAGCAGTGCAGCACAGCAGCACTGGAAGAAGATTGGGGAGGTAAAGGCCCTTCCTCTGCCTATGGCCTGTACGCTGACCCAGTTCCAGTCTGGCTCCACTTATCATTTTGCTGTTCGAGCCAAAGACATCTACGGGCGCTTTGGCTCCTTCTGTGAACCTCAGTGCACAAATGTCATCAATTCCAGCTCTAGCTGA
- the LOC116040450 gene encoding activating transcription factor 7-interacting protein 1 isoform X2, with translation MEVVVTEEKKKIFRARKTMKISDRQQLESLHSTLLTAAPGMTDLSPPPLMNGTHKEDGLKAGDKEQNNISDSNSPQATSPASPALFLSLNLSPSPASSLSPKSKEETPASPTSPFHSLNFELKKMDEDEQDEQDEQDEKEEKEGSSSSSSSSKVSVTPASTESKETQEKDTEVTPEMEKNKEDQTTTEDPAVDLLKDSVNGLAPCSPVPPPVSDCTEPMDTDSDTTKTEDLGASTAKIKDEKTSCPKSTSSDSALPCPSSSHPTSSSKDLKQEKEIKEDINDEEDKKEGVKKGSTNEEKIEGVVKVETKKEKTEVGQTKKPPRPSSTPPSNTVQEEKGSTSGLKRTLSEGSEKDCQTVKREGKRPKVEREELEAQLELKFTAKAGAHHKLEKMVQQLLEERLKVLELTIFDKHFQELKDRVDKIDCATKHQTAITTLQAKISRLTKKFGEANQASENKRKQEALAAAAAAAAAAAKTATVANNPQVQRPVRTSMEFKQIPTTVSTCSTTANPHTLALPAPATGLAHTPTSTAMVSQAPILQLITTTTSNAGSTLATGITTQSHTGTLLLKTASGSSLMAAGQPLLIQLPLSMANGQAGTLVNIPVSSLSAASSLGKSKTTTSTATFILKPAPAITTSPASAPAVATVPALQASTGQMSSAQLSLARAVYQGGAGGITTPNAGVSVTTARTPAQSVSVAGAMSSASSPATSGPAATGSTAPGPPQGTSLTSKTDNQATGSTPSKATAPAARPKGSVIDLTEDDDDVQVTGVKNATVAAPSPTLRPNPVISIPNSAGPRSSPQSNQNSTGNPQLTVHHRPPLDSPMKSRTVTTSTPTRVLPPLPAAPAPPRLPPEAERTSPPQQPQLKLVPSQTGIVLSWCVAETDRTCAAVDSYHLYAFHQDNSNSSAAQQHWKKIGEVKALPLPMACTLTQFQSGSTYHFAVRAKDIYGRFGSFCEPQCTNVINSSSS, from the exons ATGGAAGTTGTTGtgacagaggagaagaagaagatttTCCGTGCTAGGAAAACCATGAAGATCAGTGATCGACAGCAACTGGAGAGTCTGCACAGCACTTTGTTGACAGCAGCTCCAGGTATGACCGACCTATCTCCGCCACCTCTAATGAACGGCACGCACAAAGAGGATGGACTGAAAGCAGGCGACAAAGAGCAAAACAACATCTCGGACTCCAACTCACCCCAAGCTACATCCCCTGCTTCTCCTGCTCTTTTCCTGTCCCTCAATCTGTCCCCTTCGCCGGCGTCTTCACTAAGTCCAAAATCAAAGGAGGAAACTCCTGCTTCTCCCACATCACCATTCCACTCTCTAAACTTTGAACTGAAAAAGATGGATGAGGATGAGCAGGATGAGCAGGATGAGCAGgatgagaaggaggagaaggaaggttcgtcatcatcctcatcctcatcgAAAGTGTCCGTTACACCAGCATCAACCGAATCCAAGGAAACCCAGGAAAAAGACACCGAGGTGACCCCAGAGATGGAAAAGAATAAG GAGGACCAGACTACAACAGAGGACCCAGCAGTGGATTTGTTGAAGGATTCTGTTAATGGTTTGGCTCCATGTTCGCCTGTACCACCTCCAGTATCTGACTGCACAGAACCTATGGATACAGATAGTGACACTACAAAGACCGAGGACCTCGGGGCCTCCACAGCCAAAATAAAAGACGAAAAGACTTCTTGCcccaaatctacctcttctgATTCCGCTCTCCCTTGTCCTTCCTCGTCTCATCCAACTTCCTCTTCTAAAGATCTAAAACAAGAAAAGGAAATCAAAGAGGACATAAATGACGAGGAGGATAAAAAAGAGGGTGTGAAGAAAGGATCAACAAATGAGGAAAAGATTGAGGGGGTAGTAAAAGTAGAGaccaaaaaggaaaaaactgAAGTTGgacaaacaaaaaagccacCTCGGCCATCTTCCACCCCACCATCTAATACAG TGCAAGAGGAGAAGGGCTCCACCTCGGGACTGAAGCGCACTTTATCAGAGGGTTCTGAAAAAGATTGCCAAACCGTTAAAAGGGAGGGGAAGAGGCCCAAGGTGGAGCGTGAGGAGTTGGAGGCACAACTGGAACTCAAATTTACTGCAAAAGCTGGCGCTCACCATAAACTTGAAAAG ATGGTGCAACAGCTACTTGAGGAACGGTTGAAGGTCTTGGAGTTGACCATTTTTGACAAACATTTCCAAGAGTTGAAGGACAGAGTAGACAAGATTGACTGTGCCACTAAACACCAAACCGCCATTACCACACTCCAA GCCAAGATAAGCCGACTAACAAAAAAGTTTGGAGAGGCCAATCAGGCGTCGGAGAACAAAAGGAAACAGGAG GcgcttgctgctgctgctgctgctgctgctgctgccgccaaGACTGCAACTGTTGCAAACAACCCTCAAGTTCAACG GCCTGTCCGTACTTCAATGGAGTTTAAGCAGATTCCAACAACGGTTTCTACGTGCAGCACAACTG CAAATCCACATACGCTAGCTCTGCCAGCTCCGGCCACAGGTCTGGCCCATACACCCACCTCCACTGCCATGGTTTCACAGGCCCCCATCCTCCAGCTGATCACCACCACCACATCTAATGCTGGCTCCACCTTGGCCACTGGCATCACCACTCAGAGTCACACAGGCACCCTGCTGCTGAAGACGGCCTCCGGGAGCAGCCTTATGGCTGCGGGCCAGCCGCTCCTCATCCAGCTGCCTTTATCAATGGCTAATGGCCAGGCAGGAACGCTGGTCAACATCCCTGTCTCTTCTTTATCTGCAGCCAGCTCACTCGGCAAGTCCAAAACCACTACTTCCACCGCCACTTTTATACTCAAGCCTGCTCCCGCTATTACCACTTCACCAGCTTCTGCcccagctgttgctactgtcccAGCGCTCCAGGCCTCCACTGGCCAGATGTCCTCTGCTCAGCTCTCTCTTGCCCGTGCTGTGTACCAGGGGGGTGCTGGCGGGATAACGACACCCAACGCAGGGGTATCTGTGACCACAGCCAGGACGCCGGCTCAGTCTGTGTCTGTAGCAGGAGCTATGTCTTCTGCCTCTTCACCTGCAACCTCTGGGCCGGCAGCAACAGGTTCCACCGCTCCAGGACCACCACAAGGGACGTCTCTGACATCAAAGACAG ACAACCAAGCTACAGGGTCCACTCCATCCAAAGCAACTGCCCCAGCGGCACGACCCAAAGGCTCTGTCATTGATCTCACCGAGGACGATGATGACGTACAAG TGACAGGAGTAAAGAATGCCACTGTTGCAGCTCCCTCACCTACCCTGCGTCCTAACCCGGTCATCAGCATTCCCAACA GTGCAGGACCAAGGTCGTCCCCGCAAAGTAATCAGAACTCTACCGGCAATCCTCAATTGACAGTCCACCACCGCCCCCCACTG gACTCTCCAATGAAATCCCGCACTGTAACCACTAGTACACCAACCCGAGTACTGCCCCCTCTCCCCGCTGCACCCGCACCTCCACGCTTACCCCCGGAGGCTGAGCGGACCTCACCTCCTCAGCAACCTCAGCTGAAGCTGGTGCCAAGTCAGACCGGTATAGTGCTGTCGTGGTGTGTGGCAGAAACTGATCGGACCTGCGCAGCTGTAGACAGCTATCACCTCTATGCCTTTCATCAAGACAACTCCAACAGCAGTGCAGCACAGCAGCACTGGAAGAAGATTGGGGAGGTAAAGGCCCTTCCTCTGCCTATGGCCTGTACGCTGACCCAGTTCCAGTCTGGCTCCACTTATCATTTTGCTGTTCGAGCCAAAGACATCTACGGGCGCTTTGGCTCCTTCTGTGAACCTCAGTGCACAAATGTCATCAATTCCAGCTCTAGCTGA